A stretch of DNA from Thermanaerosceptrum fracticalcis:
GATAGGAGGATAATTAATATGGAACTAGATAGGATTTGCCAGAATTGCAGCAGCTTTTTTCAGGACAGCAGAGATACAGATTTGGGAATATGCTTGAATGATGAGGTATTTGAACCTTTTCTGGATGAAATTATGGAAAATGCTGATTTTTCAAACTGCTATGATATATACCTGAAAAAGCGGTTTGATGGCGAAAAGGAAGCCTGCGATCAATATGAAGAACCTGAAATTATTGAAATCCCAGATGATGAGGATATTAATGCCTATATCCTTCATGAAAAACTGAAGCATCAAAATGTTGATGAAATTATCAAATACTTTAACAACTCCGATAAAGAAATTGTCAATAAAGCGATATCGTCGATTTCAACATATGTATTTATTGGAAATAGAGGTGCATATGAAGGTTTGATCAACTATTATATGGGCTTAGGTCCGGCAGAAAGCCTTGAGGATGTTTGCATGAGAATAAAAATAGTTGATATTCTTTCTACAAAGGAATTAGAAAGAAATACAATAGAAGCGTATGTGAACGAGCTTGCCAGGACTCCATCCAATAACACGACCAGGCAATTGTATTCTTTAGTACTAAAGCGTTTAAGCATGTGTCCTGTGGAGATAGTACGGGAGTTGCTTTTGGAATTGCTTGGCAAGAGGCAATATAGTTATAAAATAAGAAAAAGGATCATGGAGATTGCAGGAATATAAGAAACAGATATTTCACGGCACGTTGAGATCTATCAAATAATACCCTGCCGCCAAGGGGGTACCAGCTTCGAGCGGCATTATTTTTGTACAATCAAGGCACGTGGAGTGTGTAGTATCGCTCAAAAGAAAACACAGTTTATAAAGCCTTGCGCCGCAAGGCTTTATGGGCTTTTGGGGGGAATTGGATATGTTTCCGTGGGCGGGGAGAGAAAACAGCTTATTGTTATAAAATGAATACAGGAAAACTGGTGCAATTGCTAAATAACCCGACAGTAGTAGTGATTACCGATAGAAACGATCTGGACGACCAGCTCTTTGATACCTTTGCCGCCTCAGCGCAAATACTAAAACAGCCCCTGGTCCAGGCGGAGAGCAGGGAGCACTTAAAGGAACTCCTGCGGGTAGCCTCAGGCGGGATTATCTTTACTATCATCCAAAAGTTTCTACCTGTTTATGATATTGCCCAGGCGGTGGAAGATGGGGCAACCGTGCGTATATACTACGAAAGCAGGCTAGCCAAAGTCAACCTGGACGAAGAAGGGAGGCGCCTGATCGAGGAATTAGACGCCGAATTGGAGGAAACCGACGAATTGACCGAAGCCCAGAAGGCAAGGCCAAGTGGGCAAAACTGGAGGCCATTGTCGATCATCCTAAGCGTATTTCCAACTTAGCCAGGGATATAGTTGAGCATTTTGAAGCAAGGCAGACGGCTCAAAGGAAAATGCTGGCGGACCGCATGAAAGATGAAAATGACCGTTAAAGATTGTGATTGTGCGTGATATGTGGCTGACAGGTTTTGATGTGCCTTGTCTGCATACCATGTATATATACTGCCCCGCCCGTGGTAGTAAGAAATGGAAAGAATTGTACAAAGAGCGTATATGGGAAACGAAGATGAATTTGTTGAATGTGAAGCCGCCCGCAAAAGGGTGTTAGCCCTTTGCTACAATATCCGCCACGCCTTGATGGGAGATAGGGAGATCGAATTTATAGACAATGGTATGGATGAAGAAAAAAAGAGGCGTTTGTCGATTCTTGCTCCGGATAAGAACGTATACTTGAAGATATATGTTTTATGGTCGGAGATGCTGTTTATTACTATAGCGCTAAATGAATTTTTGGAACTTTACAATAGTTCCATAGCGCAAGTTCGTATGCTACAAGCCGCTGTAGCAGGATGTCTGAAACAAACTGTATCAGAAAACGTTTATGCAAGAATGCTAAACATAATGAATGGAAGGTATGTATATGTAAACGGATACATTGCCCAGTATTTAGATATCCTCAACAACCAATTTTTAAAGATGAAAAAGGAAAATCGCGTGAAAAATTTATCAAATATCGCCAAGCGAATTGCAGAGCGTGGACGTGAATACCGCGAATTATAAATGGAATTAATGGAAGAGGCAAAGAAATATAACTGCAGTGTAGACGATTTGAGATTGGATTTGGATTTTCCTGAAGAGATTGAGTGGTAGGAACAGATTAAAAATATGCCATGCCTAAATCTACTTTTGTGCCTCTTGCCAAAGATATCCTGAAAAAAGTAGGTATTAGCGGCAAAGTTGTGACAGGGATAGACTGCCCAGGAGGCCGGAAGTATTTTACTGCCAGCTGAATTAATAAGCATGTGCAAAGAATAGCGACATGGATAGGTGAAAATTGAAACTGGAATTTAGGTTGATACATTACTATATTTATCAAGAAAAGCCTGGTAGTCAGTTTCCTTAAAACCAATAATTAGGTTATGGCCATCAGTCAAGATAGGGCGAACCATAATCGAAGGATTATCCTGAATGAGGAGGATGACATCTTGTTCACTTAATGATTTCAAATCTGGTTTAAGCTTTTTGTAAGTCTGTCCTTTGATATTTACAAGCTGCTTGAGGGTAGTAAGGTTTCCAATTTGGGCTAATTTTTGTAATTCTTCTTCTGTAAGAGGTTCTTTAGAAATATTCCGGAAAGTAAAATTGACGTTATGTTGCGAAAGCCACGCTTTCGTTTTGCGACAGGTCTGTCATGTGGTGATGCAGTAGAAAAGAAGCATTTTAATCACCTCGCGATGAGCATCAATTCAGATTTCATTAAGCGAAAAGAAACATACTTATTTTGGCTGCCATTCTTTCCAGACGTTACCGGCGAGTGCAATAGAAGGCTTGAGGGTTTTACCTCCTTCTTGCCATCCGGAAGGCATTACTTCGCCTGTTTTCTGGTGATGCTGGAATGCCTTAATCTGGCGTACCAATTCTTGTGGGTTTCTTCCAACCGGCGGGGCAAGAATTTCCGCAGCCTGAACAATGCCTTCTTGATCGATAAGGAATCTTCCTCTGATATTTACACCGGCATTTTCATCGTATACATCATAGAGCTTACCAATACTGCCGTTTTGGTCGGACAGCATCGGGAAGGGGACACCGCCTTCAACCATCTTTGACAATTCGGTGTCATTCCAGATTTTGTGAGAGAAAACACTGTCAACACTGATTGAGAGTACTTCTACATTCAATTTTTTTAGTTCTTCATAGCATACAGCTATGTGCGAGATCTCAGTGGGTCAGACAAAAGTAAAGTCGCCGGGGTAAAAACAAAGCACAACCCACTGGCCCTTAAGCTTTTCCAGTGAAACATCAGTTATCTTGCCCTTATGAAAGGCCTTGGCAGTAAAATCAGGAGCTTTTTTTCCCACAAGCATGTTTATAATTCCTCCTTTTTTATTATTTTGTTAAAAAAAGATATTTGTTCTAAATTTTCTTCAAATAGAGTCAAATATCCTTCATAAGTAAAAAAAATTTATTGTTCTAATTTATTTCAAATGAAACAGTTATGAAACTATCAGTTTACAGGCTATATTAAAAACGCCACAACATTTTCGTTAAAAAAGCATTATAAGACCCTGTGGTTATTTGATTATTTTTTATATTACAAAAACCGCCCGGGAAGATGGGCGGTGGGAATAGAATTTGGGTAAGCTTTCAGGGCCCTGGCGGCTAGTGCGTAAAGGTGAACTTATTTCTAAAAAAATCCTACAGTGACTTGACACTATCAAATAAATTATTTTTCTTGCTAAATATTTTAAATGCTGTTATAATTAACTTGCTCGGAAATTGTCATCGAATACAAACCTTCTTTATTGCCCGTGGCCTAGGAAGCATTTGAATTCATTTGGCAACGGGTAAATATATTTTTGGAGGTTTTTATGTATAGTGACAAGGTTTTAAATTGCAGGGATTGTGGTGTAGAGTTTACCTTCACAACATCTGAGCAGGAGTTCTACCACGAAAAGGGTTTTACAAATGAACCGGGTCGATGCCCTGAGTGTCGTTCCGCGAGAAAAGCCCAAACTAGAAACAACAGTGGTTATGTGCGTTCAGAACGCGAAATGTTTACTGCAACATGTGCTTCTTGTGGTAAAACTGCAACTGTTCCTTTTAGACCCAGTGGTGATAAGCCTGTATATTGCAGAAATTGTTATCAACCCCGCGGCAGGAATTAACTGGTTTCCGGTTAAACCTTCTTGAGTCATACTTAGGAAGGTTTTTCTGTTTTCAATTCCACGGAAATCCACTTGCTGATACTTAATATCAGCGGACTTAGAGGTCCATGAAGTTTGTCTGACCACAGCGAAAAAGCTGTGGTTTTTATATTTTCATATTTGAAGTTTGGAGGGATTTTGTGGAGAAGAACGGTAACAATATCGAGTATCTTATCAGTAGGTACCTATTAAAGAAGCTGCTGGCAGAAGGGTTTATTACGGATGTTGGTGTCAACCAAAAAGTTTACCACCGTGACAACCTAAAAATTGACCACCTTCCGAGGCGGTAAAATTGGTTGTTTAGGGTACTAACTCTTGTGTTTTACGGCTCTTTTTAAACCGGTAAGACTCACCAATGAAGGTTATAACATGGGCATGATGGGTCAACCGGTCTAGTAGAGCTATGGTAATAGCATTATCTCCGAACACCTCCCCCCAACGATCAAAATTAAGGTTGGTTGTAATGATGAGACTTCCCCGTTCATAACGTTCGGAGCAAAACTGGAATAACAAGGGGCTACCTGCTCCCAGGTTAACATACCCCAACTCATCTAAAATAACGAGATCATATTTGTGCCACGTTTTTATGAATCGGGGTAAACGGTACTCACTTTCCGCCTTTAATAGTTCCTGGATCAAATCGTAAACTTTAATAAATCTAACATTAAAACCTTGCTGGATGGCAGAAACACCAATGGCAGTAGCAATGTGGGTTTTACCAGCGCCCGATTGGCCTACACAGATGATGTTTTGTCGGTCCTTTATGAACTTACATTCTGCCAAAGAGATAATCTTTGTTTTTGGTAGCTTAGGAGCACTGGTGAAATCAAGGATTCCAGGGTTTTCACCTCATGGAATTTGGCCTTCTTGAGGCGGCTGTTTAGTCTTTTTTGGTGACGTAAATCTACTTCTTTAGCCAAGCAAGCAGCCAGAAAAGAAACCGGTGTCTGGTTTTGCATCATGGCATCCCTGGCTAATTCCCGGAAAGATTGTTTGAGCCCCGGCAGCTTAAGCTGTTTACAGTAGATATCTACCATAGCTTCTCTGGGATCTAATAATTCTGTCATGCTGTCACCCCACTTAAGAGCCAATTGTACTTGACGGGGTGATCGATGGGAATGTCCAGTCTTTCTAGCGTCTTAGGAGTTACACCTGAGTTATTGGTTTTAGTTTCCATTGGTTTTGCTGTTAGCAGTTGACGTATGTAAATCTCTAATCGGTCAACGAAGGCCTCAACACGTAACTTTCTATGGGCATATTCTATGGGGACAGAATAGTAATTACGGCTGAATTGGAAGAGGAGCAGCTTACTTACCGAAATCATATGAGTGCTGGAACATTTAAACGGGGCTGATGGTAAGGGCCTTAGTTCTTGACGTTCCTGCTCCCAGTCTTTAATACGCAATTGCCGTTGTTTTTCGCACCAGTTCAGGAGCATACTGTTGAGTTCATCTAATGAGTTGACTTCGGGTACTGGTACTAGGGCATTTTGCCAGACATACTTGACCAGATTCTCCACCGTCCCCTTCTTATTTAAAGCTTTACATAAGAAGGGGACGGTAGAAAACCTGGTCGGGTACATACGGCGAAATGTGTCAGTGCCGATCCCGGAAGTACACAGTTGGGACGAACTGAACCAATTGCTACAGGAGCGCTGTGAGCGATATCGGGATCAGCATCAGATCCGGGGCCGGGAACTGCCGGTACGGGAAGCCTCTGCCATCGAAAAAGGAGCCCTAACTCCAAGGCTGGGGTTATGAACAGTTTCTCTGCGAGATCCTAGCGAACGAAATCAGTCAACGGCAAGAAAATCAATTAAAACGAAGGATTCGAGCCGGTCATTTTCCGCTCAACAAGAGTCTGGATGAGTTTAAATTAAACCATCTGCCCCATGTACAGGAAGCCACGGTTTGGGAGTTAGCCACCGGTGGACTGCATCGCAACCTTTTATTTTATATAATAAATGCAATAGGGTTCTGTATTCTGATCCGTTAAGATCGGATTACCCCAAATAATAAGTTTCAATAATACCCTGTTCTTGGGCAAATATTTTAAAGGATTATTTTCAAAACTATAATTTATTTTCCTCAATCGAACACCCTGCTTATCTAATGTATTCAAAGCTGCGTCTAATAGAGTTTGTTTTACAGAGTCTATCTCTTCTACAGAATTAGCCACAATCATTTTTTGAGTCTCCCAACGAAACGGAGCGGTTAGTACTCCACTTGCTAAAACATGGGGTTCATTGGGAGCATTGGCAATTGGATAGCTGAAAACAGGCGAAGCATCTAATGTTTTGGAAAAGTTTACTAATGTAACAGGGCCAGGAAACGGATTTAGCAACTCTATCGCTTCCTCCCATTTTTTTCGATTGCTGGTGTTTTCAATTGTTATGGTCAAAGGATATCGCCCTGGAAGTTCTATGTCCTGAAATTTATTGACGCCTTCCGGAATTCTGGGGAGGTAGTCTTCGGTAACTCCCATCTTGATGCTCTGATCCTGCTCAAAAATAACTATAGTATCCTTATTTTTTTGCCAGTGACTACCCGAAATTAAATAAATCGCTTCTTTGGCTCGCCATGTGGCCAAAGGATTTATTTCAGCCATCTTGCTACTAGCAAGGGTTCCGTCTCCTTTTAACAGATAAATCGGGGCAAAAATACCAACTTCATTCAACGATCTATCAATTT
This window harbors:
- a CDS encoding DUF6904 family protein; this translates as MERIVQRAYMGNEDEFVECEAARKRVLALCYNIRHALMGDREIEFIDNGMDEEKKRRLSILAPDKNVYLKIYVLWSEMLFITIALNEFLELYNSSIAQVRMLQAAVAGCLKQTVSENVYARMLNIMNGRYVYVNGYIAQYLDILNNQFLKMKKENRVKNLSNIAKRIAERGREYREL
- a CDS encoding Mu transposase domain-containing protein gives rise to the protein MENLVKYVWQNALVPVPEVNSLDELNSMLLNWCEKQRQLRIKDWEQERQELRPLPSAPFKCSSTHMISVSKLLLFQFSRNYYSVPIEYAHRKLRVEAFVDRLEIYIRQLLTAKPMETKTNNSGVTPKTLERLDIPIDHPVKYNWLLSGVTA
- a CDS encoding zinc-ribbon domain containing protein — its product is MYSDKVLNCRDCGVEFTFTTSEQEFYHEKGFTNEPGRCPECRSARKAQTRNNSGYVRSEREMFTATCASCGKTATVPFRPSGDKPVYCRNCYQPRGRN
- the prxU gene encoding thioredoxin-dependent peroxiredoxin (Most members of this family contain a selenocysteine.), which codes for MLVGKKAPDFTAKAFHKGKITDVSLEKLKGQWVVLCFYPGDFTFVUPTEISHIAVCYEELKKLNVEVLSISVDSVFSHKIWNDTELSKMVEGGVPFPMLSDQNGSIGKLYDVYDENAGVNIRGRFLIDQEGIVQAAEILAPPVGRNPQELVRQIKAFQHHQKTGEVMPSGWQEGGKTLKPSIALAGNVWKEWQPK